DNA from Conexivisphaera calida:
CCGTACGTCTCGATATTCGCGGAGGGCGTCTCCACGGCACCCGCGCCCGGGCTGTACTACTGGGTCGGGAGGCTCACGATCCGCGCGAGCGCTCCCGCGGACTGGTACGTCAATGGATCCGGGACGCCGACGGCGGACAACGGTCGCCAGCTCGTCCTGTACGTGGACGGGCCGACCACGATAACCGCGCTCGCCAGGTGAGGGCCGCGGGAGCAGGGATCCTGGATCCGGAGAGGGGAGCAGGGGACAGGACGGAACGCCCTAGTCCCCGGGCTCCACCTCGAAAACCACCTCCACCCAGTACGAGGCCACCAGGACCTCGCGCGCCCTGAAGCGTGCCCGGATCCCCTCGCGCTCCACCTCTAGCTGCATGCCCATGAGGGATCTGACGCGCTCGGCCGTGGGCGGTCCCTCCAGCTCGACGCGCGGCAGCCCGTGGACGAAGCGCATCGCGCGGACGCGCTCGCCGCGCTCCCTCAGCGCGCCTCCGAGGGCCGGCGTCATCCAGTCCCTGTCGTGGACGCGCCAGCTGCGCAGCGCCTCCCGGATCGTCACCTCCTCGTCCGGTTCGCCCGACATCTGATCACTCCTCCGTCCCGCGCGCGGGCTCCACCCAGACCACGTTGCTGCCGCGGACGAAGAGCTCCTGATATTTCCTCGCCTCTCCGCCCTCTGCGCGGCGGAACACGTCCTCCAGGTGCAGGTTGATGAACTGGTCGTACGCGCGCAGCGTCCCCCTCAGCTCCACGCCGCCGCGGAGGACCACGCGCACCTCGCGGTTCAGCGCGCCGCGCAGCACGTTGAACGGCGTCCGATGGCGTCCGGTCCCGGATCCCCTCCCTCCCGGCACCGCTCCCCGGATCGGGATGGCCCCGTGATCCTCGTCCACCTCTCCGCTCATGGCCCAGAGTGCGCGGGGACCTTATAAGGTCAACTGACACTGGAGCCCGATGGTGGACGTCGACTCCATCTACGGGCCCTCGAACTACATGCGCGCCTCCGACCTTCCCCCGAGGCCGGTCACCTACCTGATAGAGGACGTGGAGGTGCGCGTCTTCGACGGGGTCCAGAAGCTCGTGCTCACGTTCAGGGGCGAGAGGAAGCGCCTCATCCTCAACAAGACCAACGCGGTCGCGCTGGCGGCTCTCTACGGCCGCGACTCGGAGCTCTGGAAGGGGAGGGAGGTCACGCTCGTGAAGAGGCTCATAACCACCTCGGACGGGC
Protein-coding regions in this window:
- a CDS encoding LSM domain-containing protein; the encoded protein is MSGEVDEDHGAIPIRGAVPGGRGSGTGRHRTPFNVLRGALNREVRVVLRGGVELRGTLRAYDQFINLHLEDVFRRAEGGEARKYQELFVRGSNVVWVEPARGTEE